The genomic window TGGCTCAATCGAGAAGAAGAAAAAGAACTGCTTTTTAGGAATGACTGGGCCGCCAATTCCAAATGACATGTTCGTGGTGTGGAAGGGCTGGATCTTAACACCTGCGGGGAAAAATTCGCCTTTGGCGTTTAACCCCTGATAGGTATAGTAGACGCTGCCAAAGCCATGATATTGGTCGGTACCGGATTTAGTGGTCATCACCGTCTGCATAGAGCTTGTCTTGTTAAAGTCCACAGTGTACGTGTTGGTCTGGACGCTGATTTCAGAAAGCGCATCTGCGTTAGGGACCAGTGTCAGCACGCCCGGATTCACATCAATGTTGATGTCCAAGCCATCAAGAATGTACTGGTTGCCATTGTCTCCACGACCGTTCGCGCTGTAGTCAGCATTTTCTGTAAAGAAATTGTTATAGCCTGCAGCACCAAGCCCGGTAACACCCGGAGTGAGAGTAATGAGCGAGGTGGGATTCCTTGCGGCCAATGGCAGCGACTGGATCGCCTGTGTATCAATTGTCAGTTGGTTCCGGCTGTCTGAAGTATCCAGCAACGGTGCTTGCGCAGTCACTGAAACCGTAGAGGCAACTTGTCCAACGGCAAGCGTCAGCGAGATCTCGCGGTTCTCCGCAGTTTCTAGTGTAAAGTCCACTTTGGATGTTGTGAATCCAGATGCTGAAGCAGAGATTTCATAATGCCCTGGAGCGATACTCAAAAAGCGATATGCACCTGTATCATCGGACAACTTTACCGCAGTCACCTGCGTATCAACGTTGATTAATGTAACTGTTGCCTTTGGAATCGCAGCGCCTTTTGAATCCAGCACATTCCCTTGTACGCTTGAAGAGAATTGTGCAAACGCTTGCATGGCTGCCAACAAAATGCATGAAATTAGCAGACCTGAAAATTTACGCATGGTCCGGGCCTCCTGAAAAGGGCAGCAGAGAAATTCGTGATTCACTTGCCTCTCTGCCATGAATTTAGCGAAGGTAACTATTCATCCATATACCTTGCATGAACAAGTCCAACCCCTGCCGTATAGTACAAATGGACTGGCCTAAGAAAGCCTGGAAAAGCCCCCGAGCTTAACCTTGTATCGGGTATAGTTCCTGGCCTTAAACCGCCACCGTCCATTCTCCTTTTCTACCGGCTGCGGCCGTCCATCTATTTCCACAACAGAAAGAACACTGGTCCCCTGGGGCAGTTCGATTTCTGCGCATAGATCATGACCGTGTACAAATTTGAATTGAATGCTGATCCACTGCCGGGCATATGGCAAGCGCGAGATTCCGTACTCCTTTCCGCTTGCGGCAAGCAGCGGGCTAAACCCGGGGTTGAGAATCACCTGATCCACTGCATCGGTTTCACGAAAACCAATCAAATTGCGAATGATATGGGCAGGCATCACTGCTCCCCAGCCATACACCTCTCCACCAAAAGCACCATGCCCACCCCAGATTTCGCAGCTGGTTCCCGGCCACCCAAGACGCGGATTGTTGCCGCCTGTTTGAAGCACACGACGGTCCATACTTGTGTAAATACGCTCGCAGATATTTTCCACTGTTTGGGATGCAAGTTGGCTGTCCCCGGAAGACCACGCGGACTCTAGAAACGGCAGAACAAAGGATGACCAATTCAGCGCGTTGTCGGCTGACGATTCCGGGATTTGTACTTGTGCCAGCATGTCTTCGTACATTTTGCGAAGTGTAGGCAAAAGAAGCTTTTTCTGGTTGTCTGTGGCGATGCCGCAAAATGCGGGGGCAGCCTGTGAGGGGTCGCGTTCCGGACCATTCACCAACTTCATCGAACGGGTGTCGAAGTCATGAAACCAGTCACCTTGCCATAACTGTTGTGTCTTTTCTGCGAAATCTTGCTGGATTTGCCGCCATTCCGGAATGCTCTTCTGATCGGAGACGAGTTTCGCAAAACGGGCCAGAATGGCGCCGGCCTGGGATGCGGCTGCCTGCAGTTCCACCAAGCGTAGGAACTCCACTAATTCAGCTCCGGTAGGCTGCTGGATCTGAAAGCGTTTGGAAGTATCCATGCCCGTTTCCCAACTGCACTTACCAACAATGAAGCCGCCGAAATCCGTCCGATGTTTAAGCGTCCAGCGCAGAAGAGCACTTAATTTTGGATAAAGTTGGCGTAGCCACGCGAGATCGCGCGTACGGTTATAGATGGATTCCGCACAGAAGAATGGAAAGCACCACGAAATGGACGTGCCACATTCGGAGCCATCAGCCGCCACCATGTTCATCACACCGTCTTCGCGCATGCAAGGAATGTTGTCCTCGACGGCGTCAAGAAATTGCCCTAGAAAGACCTCTTTTGCTATGGCCGGATTGGCATAGCTCAAGGCCCACATATCTATCGAAGTTTCGGCCAGCACATTGCGCGGTGCCTGAATCTGCATCGCATCCCACGGATGCTTGTAGACCCCGATAGGCCGCCGCACCATGGTCCGCAGTGTTTCAAAATCATAGACCCATCCATGCTGCCAGTGCTTGGGCCAGTCTCCAGTCAATTTTGGCGCGCCACTCCAGAAAGATGCGTCTTCTGCGAGCCTTTCGCGCATTACTGTTTTCGATTGCGGTAGCGAAGCATGCACATGCTCTAGCACGGCTGAAAGGTTTGCGCCGCGTGCCATTAGAACAAAGAATTCTTTCTTTTCATTTGGCCCCAGAGAAAGCTCATAGCAGATGCCGCCAAACAGTGGCTGGGTAGAATAGGCAAGTTTTTCCCCGTTTTTAGGGGTAGGACCCAACCATGTTCTGCGGTCGGTTTTATTCGCGGAAAAGAAATGCCCTGTGTTGCGAATATTTGCAGTGATGGCAAAAACTGTCCCAGCGGCGAACGACCGCGTCCAAAGCGTATCTTTTTCTTGCTCGAAACCTCCAGCGATGCCATCTCCACCCCACCACTGGCTTCCTCCCAGCTGGCAGGCGTGCATGGCGAGCACCCCAACTGATTTTGCATGACCCGATTGCTCAGTTATTTTTACGTGCGATGCAAGGACATCTTCATTCACAAGAAAGAACCGGCTCTCCACTGCAACACGATCTTCTTCAAAGCGGTACTGAAGAACATTCTTGCTATGGTGAGGGGAGGTCAGTTGCCCTTGACGAAAATCGTCTCCATCCATCAATACTCGGTCACCAATTCTGAAGCCCAGCGCTAGTTCTGCAACATAGACCCCATTCCGGTGATAGTCGAAGTATCCTCCTGGACCAGCCGGATAATACAGACCAAATCCAATTCCTGACAACGAGCGCAGAATACCGCTTTGGTGCATGTCCCATGTGTGCCACGGATTGTCCAAGTATCCAAAAGGCGTGTAATCGCTGAGAGGAAAGCCATCGCCTGCACTGCGCGATGCAATACTTGTTATATCTGGCGACGGAATATCTGCAGAGAAAGCCTGAGTTTTAAGTGCGGCTGATGCAGCGGCAAGCACAGAAACAAATTCGCGACGGTTCAGCATTCAGAGAGAACTCCTTTGGGCAGGCGTATATGACGAGGATCATTCTTGCAAAATGATAGACAAGGTGACGATATGTGCAGGTGAATCAAGAACGCCTGGGCCAGTCAGACCAAAGTTGTATAGTATGAATGGACTGTTCAAGCTTGCCATGTAAAGTAGATCCTGAATGTGATGGCAATGGCCTGTGCGCGCAGAATTTCTGCTGCTCTATTTCTGCTTCTTGTGATTGGCTGCCGGTCTGGCCCTCCCGTCATTGCAGTGATTCCCCGCACAACGGGCATGTCATTGTGGGAGCCAGAACACGCCGGCGCGGAAGCTGCAGCCAGCGCACTCGGCATGAAAATTTACTGGAACGCTCCTACACGCGAAGATGATGTGCAAGGCCAGATTGCGTTGGTAGAAAAAATTATTGATGAAAAGTATGCAGGCCTGATTCTCGCGCCGGACCAATCGCTCGCCTTAATGACTCCGGTGCGGCGCGCTATTTCCAGAGGCATTCCTACTGTGGTGATTGGTTCTGCGCTTCCGTTAGAACCAAGTGGCAGGCTGTCATACATCGTCAGCGATGATGAAGTGGCCGGACGCATGGCTGCATCGCGCATCGGCACGATTCTGCATGGCCAGGGGACCGTGGCTATCATTGGCATCAATCCGGATATCGCGGGAGTGCTGGACCGCGTCGGCGCATTTGAAGCAACACTGGCAGAGCAATTCCCCGGGATACATGTGGCCGAAAAACGACTGGGATCATTCAATGTTCCTTATGAGCAGCAAATCACGGAAGAAGTGCTCGTGGCGAATCCCAACCTGAACGCCATTCTTGCCGTGACTGCGGATGCAACCCGGGGGGCGTATTCCGCGTTGAGCGAATTGCACCAGACCAATACTGTAAAACTCGTGGGCTGCGACCAGGATTTGCTTGCACCACTTGTGACAGGAGAGATGGATTCTGTCATTGCGGAAAATACTTATGAAATGGGCCGCCGCGCAGTGGAATGGATTGCTCTTGAGCGGCAGGGTAAACCAGTGCCAAGATTTCAGAAAATTGCTCCTCATCTGGTGACGAAAGACAATTTGAATTCCACAGATGTCCGTCGGATATTAGGACTTATTACGCAATGAAACGTCGTTCGCAAGTATGGAAATGGCTGGCAATCTCTTTGTCTAGCCTTGCCGTGCTTGCCGGGACCGTCTTTCTTTTCCTCCTTTACCTGCATAGCCCGAAACATGGACTCCCCTATCACGATTCTTTTGCTGAGGGGAAGGCCGACGAGTGGGAAGCATTTGGCGGCACATGGGCAGTCTATGACAAGGGCATACGCAACGACTCAGACGAGCGTGGCGCCAAACTGATGACAGGTTCTCCTTACTGGAATGACTATCTTCTGGAAGCTGACGTGATGTTGCTTGGCGAGGACGGCGATGCGGGACTCATCATCCGTGCGAGCGATGAGGAGCTGGGGGTGGATTCCTATAGCGGCTATTATGCCGGACTGCGCACGCGGGACAACATGTTAACGCTGGGTCGCGCAAGTCACGGCTGGCTTGAATATCAGAATGTGCCAATACCTGGTGGTGTGCAGGCGTTCCGCTGGTATCACCTGAAATTACTTGCTTACGGATGCCGGATTGTTGCTTCAGCCACATTCCCGGTGGGCGGCGGTGAGGTAACAACGGCCGCAATGAGTGAAAAAAACTGTCTTATGTCCGGGCGTATTGGCCTGCGGTCTTATTCTGCCGGAGGGATCTGGCGTAATGTCTATGTGCGGCTGGCTACGGAGGAGGACCTCCTCTCCATGCTAGGGACGCTGGCTGGCCACCCGTCTTCCAGCGAACGTGCAGCGGGAAATGGAATCACGATCTTCGGTTCTGGTTCTCTCCCTTCGCATGTCTACCAGCAGGCACGACCAGCCAGGAATGTTCAGTCCATCAGTAGTCTACGTCTGGTATCAAGCCCACAACCGATGACCTCTACCATTCGCGGCGTAGTCTCGCTTACAGCACCGTTATATATACAGGATTCAACTGGCGGCATTGCTGTAGAGGCAGCATCAAGCCCTCCACTAAAAGTCGGCGATGAGATCGAGGCCACTGGGACTGTGCGGTCTGGAGCATTTCATTCCACACTGGAAAATGCAAGGGTACAGCTTCTATGGGCGCGGACACCGGTGCAGCCTGTTTCTGTCACAGTTTCGCAAGCCGCCACTGGAGCATTTGCTGCAATGTTCATTGAAGTGGAAGCGCACTTGCGCAGTAAAAGGCGGGATGCTCAAGATACTCTGATTCTGGACCTTGAAGACGGCCAGCAGTCTTTTCGAGCGGTCGTCAATGGAGGGCGCGGAGATTTACTCTTCAATAAACTGAAACAGGGCAGTCTTGTGCGCTTGCGTGGAGTGTGTGTTGTGGATTCTGAATATACGCACAATCTCACTCCCTTTGTTCTCTTGCTGCGTTCCACAGATGACATTGGTATTGTGGCAGGACCGCCCTGGTGGAATACAAAACATGTTATAGCCATCGGATTCGTTCTTTTTCTGTTGCTGTTCATTAGTTACTTTATCTACAGCCGGATCCAGCAATGGCGATTACACGCCATCCTTGAAGAAAGGGAAATGCTGGCCCACGAAATGCACGACACTCTGGCGCAGAGTTTCGCTGGACTAGGTTTTCAGCTCCAGGCAATACGTAACCGTATGCCGGAAGACATGCCTGCCATCCACAAGCAGCTTGATCTTGCCTGTGATTTAGTGCGACACAGTCACGAAGAGGCACGGCGCGACATTATGATGCTGCACAGCGAATCTTTCAAACAGATGGAACTGACCCATATGCTAGAGCAATGTGCAAAGAAAATGCTGGAGGGCGGACCGGTTGAGATCAAGATATTACAGTCCGGAGACCCCCGCCCCGTTCCGTTGCGTATCAATGACACTTTGTTCCGCATCGGACAAGAAGCATTGGCCAATGCCGTACGTCACGCCATGCCAACATGCATCTCCATTGTTACGGTTTATGCCAGAGACTCCGTTCAAATGATTATTGAAGACGATGGTACTGGGTATGTTGCAGACAATGAAAAACGGGGCTTTGGGGTACGCGGAATGAAAAGAAGGGCCGCAGCCATTTCTGCTGCGATTGAAATTGTTGCTTTGCCTGATAAAGGAACACGGGTTTGTGTAACCGCCCCGTTGCCTGCACGCATGGCTTTCCATGTACCAATGCTTCTTAAAGGAAACCGCTCTCATGAACAAACCTGAAAACAAGGCCATCCATATCCTGATTGTTGATGACCATCCCGTAGTCCAGGCTGGCCTGGCAAGTATGCTTGCCACACATAAGGGCATTGAAGTAATCGGCTCGGCATCCAGCGGCGAAGAAGCATTGGCCATGGTGCAGCAGAATGTGCCCGACATCATTTTGCTTGACCTTCGCATGCCAGGAATGAGCGGGATTGATACTCTCTGTGCACTGAAGAAAATCAAGACAACGGCACGGACGATTATTCTCACCAGTTTTGAGACAGACGAGAACATTTACCGTGCAATTCAGGCCGGGGCTTGCGGATATCTGCTTAAAGACACATCGCAAAACCAGATGTTGGAAGCAATCGCCACCGTTCACGCGGGGAAAAAATATATTCCACGGCCCATTGCCGCCCGCCTTGCGGAACGGATGCTGCGCTCAGACCTGACGGCCCGCGAGCTGGAGATCCTGGAAATGCTCGCCAAAGGGCTGACGAACAAGCAGATTGGTCATGTCCTCGTCATCAGCGAAAACACCGTCCGCAATCATGTAAACAGCATCATGGAAAAGCTGGAAGTCTCTGACCGAACAGAGGCAGTTGCTGTAGCAATCCAGCAGGGAATCATCCAAATTGTCAGTTGATTGAAAGACAACGTTGTGGTGCAGGCTGCCTGGAAAATTTCCCCGATTGGCGCCAATTACGGGACGAAACGGCGTGCCGAGATCGACGTATTGCTTCCGGCATACGTACGCCACGCTTCGCTTGCAGGAAGGTGTAGACGTGTACTTCCTTGCCGAACAGATGGGAACTTCGATCCATATGATCGAGGAACACTATGGGCCTGTGAACACCATCGCCCACGCCGACCGTGTACGCAGGGCATGGCGGGATGGGAGTTGCCGCACCCGGAAGTGGACGTTACCAGGGCCAAAGCATCGAAGGCGGCGGAGATGCACGATAAATCCAAGCGAGGTCAGCACCGCAGGGCAGGCTGACCGCGAATCTCCCGAAGCCGTCTTTGGCCGGATCCGCTGGCGGAGGCTGGCGCAGGGAGGTAATCATTTCCATGTCCGATCTAGACGCTACTCATATATTGGTTCTGATTTACCGCTGCCCCCCGGGGCGTTCTTAGCGGCAAATCTCCGCGCAGGAGCCGCCACTGGCGGCTGTTCTTCGTGCGCTTTGTGCTTGCTGGATGGCAGATAATCCGCACGCCGTAAGGAAATGAGTGTTCAATTCTCTTTGCCTGCACCAAACTTCCTTCGGCTTGGCTTACGTCCAACTAACTTGCGCTTACCGCGCTTTGCTTGAACTAAACAGAGCCAGCCACGCTACGGACCGTCTTGCTCATGCTTGTCCTGAGCAACTTGCTGGCCTTGCTAGCATCTCTTTTTGATGTAGCCATTCGCTTCGCCTCCTTTTGTAAGATGGTCCGCAGAGTTCACCCCTGCGGACCTATTAATACTTAAAGCTTTCGTGACTTTCGATGTGTATAGCCTTGTATTTCAGCTTGAAACGAACGTTGCGGCCACAGTGGTTACAGGGCGGGAACGGCTTACCATATACACACGTTACTTCGTGCGTTTGCCGATGCTGCGAGTCGTGAATAACGGTATAGATGCCAGAGGCGTCACACTTCTCCCCCGGCTTAAAAACTTCTCCTACGTCTGCCATTAATCGGCCTCCATATTGCCCTTCTGGCCGGAATCATGGAAGAATCGCATTGCACGGGCGGCTCTTCCATGAGCGGCTTCGGTGCGGTTAGTCCAGCAAAACGCCGTCCTGGTGTTGAGTTGAGTGCCAGCCGCTTGCTCCGGGGCGTGCGGCTGGCAAGCCTTAATAAGCTGCCGCGAGGCAAGCGGTATAAACTGCAGCAGGTAGTGAATCTGCTTCGTCAGATTGAAGTGGCTGTGGCGAACTGCAAGTCTACCTTGTACGCAGCTCGATATGTCAAAGTCGGACTGGAGTGGCGCCGAGTGAGCTGGCTTCGCATCAGCGAACACGAGCAGGTCTGGGGCACTCGGCCATATCACTCGCGACCAGGACTTATTCGTGCTCTGTGATCTTCCGTTCCAGCGCTTCGTAGGCCGTTCTAAGCGGCCCCGTGAAGACGTTATTCGCCGCATAGAACTTCACAGCTTCCACCGCGTTTTCGCGGATGTGGTAGCCCGACCCTACTCCGGAGATCTCGTGCTCTTCAAATATCTTCGATTTTAGTGCGCTTATCACGTCGTCTCGGTGCCGCGAGGTTGCAATTGTGCCCCGAGTGAGGTGCCTCTCTGCAACCGACTTAAGTCCGAGACCGCCCTTTATGACAAACTTGTCTATCACAGAGCTAATATCCCTTCGCAGATCTTCCGCGGAATAGCGTTTCTTGCCTTCCCGGGTCTTGACAACGCTGAACATTGTGTCCGCATCTGGGTCAAGGCTGCAGTTTTCCAGTCTCGCACTCCCCATGCCCTCACACTGGTTCTGTGCGTTTCCGCCGATAAATTCGCACTGCACAAACGCCGATTGGGCAGTAAACTTGCAATTCACCCAGGTAACTCGCTCAAAGCGACAATTACGGAACTCAGTGCCACTGAAATCGTAGTGCGCGATCACGCCAGTAAACGTGATCCCAAAGATTGTAGCTCCGCCCCCAAG from Pseudacidobacterium ailaaui includes these protein-coding regions:
- a CDS encoding MGH1-like glycoside hydrolase domain-containing protein yields the protein MLNRREFVSVLAAASAALKTQAFSADIPSPDITSIASRSAGDGFPLSDYTPFGYLDNPWHTWDMHQSGILRSLSGIGFGLYYPAGPGGYFDYHRNGVYVAELALGFRIGDRVLMDGDDFRQGQLTSPHHSKNVLQYRFEEDRVAVESRFFLVNEDVLASHVKITEQSGHAKSVGVLAMHACQLGGSQWWGGDGIAGGFEQEKDTLWTRSFAAGTVFAITANIRNTGHFFSANKTDRRTWLGPTPKNGEKLAYSTQPLFGGICYELSLGPNEKKEFFVLMARGANLSAVLEHVHASLPQSKTVMRERLAEDASFWSGAPKLTGDWPKHWQHGWVYDFETLRTMVRRPIGVYKHPWDAMQIQAPRNVLAETSIDMWALSYANPAIAKEVFLGQFLDAVEDNIPCMREDGVMNMVAADGSECGTSISWCFPFFCAESIYNRTRDLAWLRQLYPKLSALLRWTLKHRTDFGGFIVGKCSWETGMDTSKRFQIQQPTGAELVEFLRLVELQAAASQAGAILARFAKLVSDQKSIPEWRQIQQDFAEKTQQLWQGDWFHDFDTRSMKLVNGPERDPSQAAPAFCGIATDNQKKLLLPTLRKMYEDMLAQVQIPESSADNALNWSSFVLPFLESAWSSGDSQLASQTVENICERIYTSMDRRVLQTGGNNPRLGWPGTSCEIWGGHGAFGGEVYGWGAVMPAHIIRNLIGFRETDAVDQVILNPGFSPLLAASGKEYGISRLPYARQWISIQFKFVHGHDLCAEIELPQGTSVLSVVEIDGRPQPVEKENGRWRFKARNYTRYKVKLGGFSRLS
- a CDS encoding sugar ABC transporter substrate-binding protein, with the protein product MAMACARRISAALFLLLVIGCRSGPPVIAVIPRTTGMSLWEPEHAGAEAAASALGMKIYWNAPTREDDVQGQIALVEKIIDEKYAGLILAPDQSLALMTPVRRAISRGIPTVVIGSALPLEPSGRLSYIVSDDEVAGRMAASRIGTILHGQGTVAIIGINPDIAGVLDRVGAFEATLAEQFPGIHVAEKRLGSFNVPYEQQITEEVLVANPNLNAILAVTADATRGAYSALSELHQTNTVKLVGCDQDLLAPLVTGEMDSVIAENTYEMGRRAVEWIALERQGKPVPRFQKIAPHLVTKDNLNSTDVRRILGLITQ
- a CDS encoding histidine kinase, whose amino-acid sequence is MSSLAVLAGTVFLFLLYLHSPKHGLPYHDSFAEGKADEWEAFGGTWAVYDKGIRNDSDERGAKLMTGSPYWNDYLLEADVMLLGEDGDAGLIIRASDEELGVDSYSGYYAGLRTRDNMLTLGRASHGWLEYQNVPIPGGVQAFRWYHLKLLAYGCRIVASATFPVGGGEVTTAAMSEKNCLMSGRIGLRSYSAGGIWRNVYVRLATEEDLLSMLGTLAGHPSSSERAAGNGITIFGSGSLPSHVYQQARPARNVQSISSLRLVSSPQPMTSTIRGVVSLTAPLYIQDSTGGIAVEAASSPPLKVGDEIEATGTVRSGAFHSTLENARVQLLWARTPVQPVSVTVSQAATGAFAAMFIEVEAHLRSKRRDAQDTLILDLEDGQQSFRAVVNGGRGDLLFNKLKQGSLVRLRGVCVVDSEYTHNLTPFVLLLRSTDDIGIVAGPPWWNTKHVIAIGFVLFLLLFISYFIYSRIQQWRLHAILEEREMLAHEMHDTLAQSFAGLGFQLQAIRNRMPEDMPAIHKQLDLACDLVRHSHEEARRDIMMLHSESFKQMELTHMLEQCAKKMLEGGPVEIKILQSGDPRPVPLRINDTLFRIGQEALANAVRHAMPTCISIVTVYARDSVQMIIEDDGTGYVADNEKRGFGVRGMKRRAAAISAAIEIVALPDKGTRVCVTAPLPARMAFHVPMLLKGNRSHEQT
- a CDS encoding response regulator, which encodes MNKPENKAIHILIVDDHPVVQAGLASMLATHKGIEVIGSASSGEEALAMVQQNVPDIILLDLRMPGMSGIDTLCALKKIKTTARTIILTSFETDENIYRAIQAGACGYLLKDTSQNQMLEAIATVHAGKKYIPRPIAARLAERMLRSDLTARELEILEMLAKGLTNKQIGHVLVISENTVRNHVNSIMEKLEVSDRTEAVAVAIQQGIIQIVS